In a single window of the Bradyrhizobium sp. ORS 285 genome:
- a CDS encoding PAS domain-containing hybrid sensor histidine kinase/response regulator, translated as MLHDWGVILAAFGYIGFLFLVASRGNRAGERRAPESRSWLAGLIYPLSLAIYCTSWTFFGSVGFASRTSVDFLAIYLGPILMVGACTPLLRRVIHLAKTQNITSVADLVGARYGKSQAVAATVALIAIIGSVPYIALQLKAVASSLQTILIDDRAFAHIPIVGDMALMVTLAMAMFAVLFGTRQTDATEHQHGLMLAVATESIIKLVAFIAAGAFVTFWMFSPVELIERAMKSPEAERALEYVPGIGNFLTMTLLSFCAAMLLPRQFHVSVVENASDAEVSRARWLFPLYLVAINLFVIPIALAGLVTFPFGAVDSDMYVLALPIEAGSQWLSVLVFVGGLSAATAMVIVECVALSIMVCNDIVVPLVLQRQQAQREIGRDFAGFLLGTRRIAIFAIMVMAYFYYRALGTAQLAAIGLLSFAAIAQLAPSFFGGLLWRRATARGAMGGMLVGFAVWLYTLFIPSFLDTSTAGILFLQHGPFGFEPLRPQALLGTDLPPLLHGVLWSLSLNLLTYIVLSLARQPSSIELLQADLFVPAELTPSAPSFRRWRSTVTVQDIQSTVGQYLGPDRARASFEAFALQRNMSLDPAAPADFELLRHAEHLIASSIGAASSRLVMSLLLRKRTVSAKAALKLLDDSHAALHFNREILQTALNHVRQGIAVFDADLQLICSNGQFVDLLGLPPHLVQIGSPLREILEFMGTIGAPTYEDSEALLARRLAAYTTEGEPYLERLADRHMVIEVRTNRMPDGGLVITFTDVTPSFEAAEALERANATLEKRVRDRTEELTRLNSELAVAKSAAEDANISKTRFLAAASHDILQPLNAARLYVTSLVERQTPGEDSRLVENIDDSLEAIEEILGALLDISRLDAGAMTPSVSSFKMADLMRSLEIEFAPAARAKGLDLIFVPCSLPVESDRLLLRRLLQNFISNAIKYTPNGRVLVGCRRHGTSLQIGVYDTGVGIPPVKRGEIFKEFHRLEQGARIARGLGLGLSIVERIARVLNHGIALDSRPGRGSVFSVTVPVAKAINHTAAVTSATPLAKTPIAGALIVCIENDPAILDGMRTLLTAWDAEVIAVPDPESAEEAIAARNGAVTGLLVDYHLDRGNGIAAIRDIRRRFNEALPAILITADRSPHVRAAARDENIAVLNKPLKPASLRALLGQWRIQQMVAAE; from the coding sequence TCGCCTCGCGCACCAGCGTGGATTTTCTGGCGATCTATCTCGGCCCGATCCTGATGGTCGGCGCCTGCACGCCGCTGCTGCGCCGGGTCATCCATCTCGCCAAGACCCAGAACATCACTTCGGTCGCCGACCTCGTCGGCGCGCGCTACGGCAAGAGCCAGGCGGTGGCGGCGACCGTAGCGCTGATCGCGATCATCGGCTCGGTGCCCTACATCGCGCTGCAGCTGAAGGCCGTCGCCTCCTCGCTGCAGACCATCCTGATCGACGACCGCGCCTTCGCCCACATCCCGATCGTCGGCGACATGGCGCTGATGGTGACCCTCGCGATGGCGATGTTCGCGGTGCTGTTCGGCACGCGCCAGACCGACGCCACCGAGCACCAGCACGGCCTGATGCTCGCGGTTGCGACCGAGTCGATCATCAAGCTGGTCGCCTTCATCGCCGCCGGCGCCTTCGTCACCTTCTGGATGTTCTCGCCGGTCGAGCTGATCGAGCGGGCGATGAAATCGCCGGAGGCCGAGCGCGCGCTCGAATACGTGCCGGGGATCGGCAACTTCCTGACCATGACCCTGCTGTCGTTCTGCGCCGCGATGCTGCTGCCGCGCCAGTTCCACGTCAGCGTGGTCGAGAACGCCAGCGACGCCGAGGTGTCGCGCGCGCGCTGGCTGTTCCCGCTCTATCTCGTGGCGATCAACCTGTTCGTGATCCCGATCGCGCTCGCCGGCCTCGTCACCTTCCCCTTCGGCGCCGTCGACAGCGACATGTATGTGCTGGCGCTGCCGATCGAGGCGGGCTCGCAATGGCTGTCGGTGCTGGTGTTCGTCGGCGGCCTGTCGGCGGCGACCGCGATGGTGATCGTCGAATGCGTCGCGCTGTCGATCATGGTCTGCAACGACATCGTCGTGCCGCTGGTGCTGCAGCGCCAGCAGGCCCAGCGCGAGATCGGCCGCGACTTCGCCGGCTTCCTGCTCGGCACCCGCCGCATCGCGATCTTCGCCATCATGGTGATGGCCTATTTCTACTACCGCGCGCTCGGCACCGCGCAGCTCGCCGCGATCGGTCTGCTGTCGTTCGCCGCGATCGCGCAGCTGGCGCCGAGCTTCTTCGGCGGCCTGTTGTGGCGGCGCGCCACCGCGCGCGGCGCGATGGGCGGCATGCTGGTCGGCTTCGCCGTCTGGCTCTACACGCTGTTCATCCCGAGCTTCCTCGACACCTCCACCGCCGGCATTCTCTTCCTGCAGCATGGCCCGTTCGGCTTCGAGCCGCTCAGGCCGCAGGCGCTGCTCGGCACCGATCTGCCGCCGCTGCTGCATGGCGTGCTGTGGAGCCTGTCGCTCAATCTCCTGACCTACATCGTGCTGTCGCTGGCGCGGCAGCCGTCGTCCATCGAACTTTTGCAAGCCGATCTGTTCGTGCCGGCCGAGCTGACGCCGAGCGCCCCGAGCTTCCGCCGCTGGCGCTCCACCGTGACCGTGCAGGACATCCAGAGCACCGTCGGGCAGTATCTCGGCCCCGACCGCGCCCGCGCCTCGTTCGAGGCCTTCGCCCTCCAGCGCAACATGTCGCTCGATCCGGCGGCACCGGCCGATTTCGAGCTGCTGCGCCATGCCGAGCACCTGATCGCCTCCTCGATCGGCGCGGCGTCGTCGCGCCTGGTGATGTCGCTGCTGTTGCGCAAGCGCACCGTCTCCGCCAAGGCCGCGCTGAAACTGCTCGACGATTCCCACGCCGCGCTGCATTTCAACCGCGAGATCCTGCAGACCGCGCTCAACCATGTGCGCCAGGGCATCGCGGTGTTCGATGCCGACCTGCAACTGATCTGCTCCAACGGCCAGTTCGTCGACCTGCTCGGCCTGCCGCCGCATCTGGTGCAGATCGGCAGTCCCCTGCGCGAGATCCTCGAATTCATGGGCACGATCGGCGCGCCGACCTATGAGGACAGCGAGGCGCTGCTGGCGCGGCGGCTCGCCGCCTATACCACCGAGGGCGAGCCGTATCTGGAACGCCTTGCCGACCGCCATATGGTGATCGAGGTCCGCACCAACCGCATGCCCGACGGCGGCCTCGTCATCACCTTCACCGACGTGACGCCGTCCTTCGAGGCGGCGGAAGCGCTGGAGCGCGCCAATGCGACGCTCGAAAAACGCGTGCGCGACCGCACCGAGGAGCTGACGCGGCTGAACTCCGAGCTCGCGGTCGCCAAGAGCGCCGCCGAGGATGCCAACATCTCCAAGACCCGCTTCCTCGCGGCCGCGAGCCACGACATCCTGCAGCCGCTGAACGCGGCGCGACTTTACGTGACCAGCCTGGTCGAACGTCAGACGCCGGGAGAGGATTCCCGCCTGGTCGAGAACATCGACGACTCGCTGGAGGCCATCGAGGAGATCCTCGGCGCGCTGCTCGACATCTCCCGGCTCGATGCGGGCGCGATGACGCCGTCGGTGTCGAGCTTCAAGATGGCCGACCTGATGCGCTCGCTGGAGATCGAGTTCGCGCCGGCCGCGCGCGCCAAGGGTCTTGATCTCATCTTCGTACCCTGCTCATTGCCCGTCGAATCTGACCGGCTCCTGCTGCGCCGGCTGCTGCAGAACTTCATCTCCAACGCCATCAAATACACGCCCAATGGCCGCGTGCTGGTCGGCTGCCGCCGCCATGGCACCTCGCTGCAGATCGGCGTCTACGACACCGGTGTCGGCATTCCCCCAGTGAAGCGCGGCGAGATCTTCAAGGAATTCCACCGCCTCGAACAGGGCGCGCGGATCGCCCGCGGTCTGGGCCTCGGGCTCTCCATCGTCGAGCGCATCGCCCGCGTGCTCAATCACGGCATCGCGCTGGACTCGCGGCCCGGCCGCGGCTCGGTCTTCTCCGTGACAGTGCCGGTCGCCAAGGCGATCAACCACACCGCCGCCGTCACCAGCGCCACCCCGCTCGCCAAGACGCCAATCGCAGGCGCCCTGATCGTCTGCATCGAGAACGATCCCGCGATCCTCGACGGCATGCGCACCTTGCTCACGGCCTGGGACGCCGAGGTCATCGCCGTCCCCGACCCGGAATCCGCCGAAGAAGCGATCGCCGCCCGCAACGGCGCCGTGACCGGTCTCCTGGTCGACTACCACCTCGACCGCGGCAACGGCATCGCCGCGATCCGCGACATCCGCCGCCGCTTCAACGAGGCGCTGCCCGCGATCCTGATCACCGCCGACCGCAGCCCCCACGTCCGCGCCGCCGCCCGCGACGAGAACATCGCCGTGCTGAACAAGCCGCTGAAGCCGGCATCCTTGCGCGCGCTGCTCGGACAATGGCGGATCCAGCAGATGGTGGCGGCGGAGTAG